Genomic DNA from Atribacterota bacterium:
TTTAAGAGGGTAGCGCGCTGGATTAAGTAGGAGCCGTGTTTTTCACGAATTTTATCTACAGAAGAAATCAGTTTAGCCCATTTTTCTTCCCAATCTTGATTATCCAGAAAACTGAGTTGCCTTGGTTGATTTCCCTGTTGAAGTGAGGAGAGCTTGATGCCCAGTAGTCGTATTCCCGGTTGCTTGATACTAATGGAAGCTAAGAGTCCTCTAGCTTTTTGAAAGATTATATTATCAAGATTGGTAGTCCTCTCCAGAGTGATGGATTTTTGGATAGTTTTATAGGGAGCAAAGCGTATTTTTAAGGTAATAGTTTTACCTGAATATCCCCTTTTGCGGGCAGTATAGCCGATACATTGACTCAGTGCCAGGAGAATTTTTGTTAGTCTATCCCGGTCTATTATATTTTCTGGGAAGGTCATTTCTTTGCCGATTGATTTTACTTCCTCGGAACACACCACCGGGCTATGGTCGATACCCTGTGCCAGTAGTTTTACTTTAGGTCCATTCTCCCCTAAAATTCCCTGCAGGATAATATCCGGCATCATTATTAATTGCTTGATCTTAAAAATACCTGCCCGATTGAGTTTTTGTGCTGTTTTTTGTCCTATACCCCATAATTCGGAAATGGGTAGATTAGACAAAATGTCCATTGCTTTTTCATCTGGCAGAATGAAAAAACCGTCCGGTTTACCCAGATTGGTAGCTATTTTAGCCAGGAATTTATTAGAGGCAATTCCTGCTGACACTGGAAGATGCAGTTCTTCTTTAATTTTTATTTTAATCCTGTGGGCGATTTCCTCTACTGTACCAAACAGGGTTTCACAACTGGTAACATCCAGGAAGGCTTCATCAATGCTTATTGGCTCAACAAGAGGAGTATAGGCACTGCATATGCGGAAAAAGTATTGAGAGGCAATCTGATAGCGATTAACGCGTGCTGGAGTAAAAATTGCCCCGGGACATTTTTGTTGAGCTTCCCAGATAGGCATACCGGCACGAATACCGTATTTTCTAGCCTGATAGGAGGCAGAGCAGACTACTCCCCGTCGGGATAATTCCCCATTTTTCTTAAAAATACCACCTACAATAAGTGGTTTATGGCTATATACAGGATTATCCCGTTGTTCTACCGAAGCAAAGAAGGCGTCTAAATCCAGATGAATAATAGAGTGTTTTTTAGCAATAGCCATATGGTATTTATTCCTTTCTTAAATATCATAAGTTTATTCCTGGTATGTTTATCTGCAGGCAGGAATGGAGATTTTTAATTTCCTGGATTATTATTTTTTCTTCGCCGTTTTTATCACCGACCTTACCTTTGATAAGCAACAACGCCTCTTTAACCAAAAAGGAGAAATAATTCCGGAATACTTCAGGGAAGGCAATAGCTTCAAAGAGGCCTGTTTCGTCTTCCAGTAGTAAGAAAGCCATTACCTGCTGATGTCTGGTAAATTGTCTCCGGACCTGGATTAAGAGACCAGCAATCAGAATAGGTAGTCCTGCTCTTAGTTGCTCAATATGGTGACTCTGGATAAGAATTTGCCCCCTTCCCTTCTGGCTTGCTAACTCTTCTCGATAGAGGGATAGGGGATGAGCATGTGCATAGATACCCATTATTTCTTTTTCTATCTTCAGAAGCTCGGCAGGAGAAAAATGGTGAGCGGGAATAGAATTTTTAGGCAATGAATCAATAAGGCTGGTTTTTGTTTTAACTTTTATAAGGTTTGACATTGCTTTTCCTCCTTTTTAGTTTCCTGGATAACGAGTGGGAGCAGGTTTAGCAATACAGATCTAGGGTATCCTGTAAAATCAAAGGAACCGACTTTAATAAGATTTTCAATTACATTTCTGGTGGTTCTTAAAGAAGCAGTCCTGGCACAAAAATCGTAGAGAGAAAGAAAGGGACCATCTGTTTCTCTTATCCTCAAAATGCTATTTATCTGTTTCATCCCCATGCCTTTTATCCTTATCAGTCCGATCCGGATAGCCTTTCCTTCTACAGAAAAGCCAGCTTGGCTCTTGTTAATATCAGGCAGTAGGATTGAAATTCGAAAACGTCGTGCTTCCTGGATGTAGCGATCCAGATCGTAATAACCCATACCATAAGTAAGCAGTGCGGCTAAATAATGTTCCGGGTAATGCACTTTAAGGTAACAGCTGAGATAAGAAAGCAGGGCATAAGAGGTGCTATGAGCTTTATTAAAGCCATAATAGGCAAATTTGGCAATCAGGTTAAAGATATTCTGGGCTTCATGTGGACTGATTCCCTGCTGGGAAGATTTGGTCAAAAAATTCTGGTGCTGCTCTTCCATAATAGCAGGTGAACGTGAACTGATTGCCCTGCGAAATAGATCAGCTTCACCCGGGTTTAATCCGGCAATAGCCGAAACCACCTGCATAACCTGTTCCTGGTAAAGAATAACGCCGTAGGTATCCTTCAATATGTTCTGCAAACGTTCATGGGGATATTCAATCTGGGACTGACCACTTTTTCTCTTTAAATATTGCTCGGTCATTCCGCTGTCCAGCGGACCGGGACGGTAAAGAGAAAGTGCGGCAATTAAATCTTCCAGAGTAGAGGGTGATAGCTGTTTTAACAGGGAAGACATTCCTGAGCTTTCTACTTGAAAAACACCAAGGGTTTTTCCTTTTTTTAAATGGTAAAAAGTTAAGGGGTCATCTAAAGGTATTTGTCTTAAATTAATATGGATATCATGTTTGGTAAGACTTTGTAGAGTTTTTTGCATCACCGTTAAACTTCTGGATCCCAGTATATCAATCTTTAATAAACCCAATTCCTTGATACTCTCTTTTTCATACTGGCTGATAATCTCTCCTTCCGGACTGAGTGTCAATGGCACCAGGTTAGCCAGTGGCTGATCGGTAATAATTAGAGCAGAAGCATGAACCGCAAGATGGCGTGGTTTTCCTTCCATGAACTGGGCATAAGAAAATAGAGAACGCAGTGGTTCTTTTTGGTAAGGAAGCCGCTTTAATTCTGGTAGGTGCTTCAGGGAAGCTCTGATGACTCCCGGCGAAGAGAAGAAAGGCATCATTCGAGCAATTTTATTCAGCTCCTGATAAGAAAAACCCAGAGCCCTACCGGCATCTCTTACTGCAGAACGCGCAGCATAGGTGTTAATGGTGCAGACATGGGTTACCTGTTCGCATCCAAATCGCTGAAAAATATAAGCAATAACCTTATCTCTACCTATTTGTCCGAAATCAATGTCAATATCCGGCATATCAATGCGTTGGGGATTGAGAAATCGTTCAAAAAATAGTTTAGATTTTAAAGGGTCTACCTCGGTAATATTGAGCAGATAGGATACCAGACTGCCTGCTGCAGAGCCTTTACCGGGTCCGACCGGGATGTTGTTTCGTTTGGCAAAGCTTACAATATCTCTAACAATTAGAAAATAGCCGGCAAAATCCATCTGTTTGATAACTTCTAATTCATATTTCATACGGTAAAAAGCTTGACTGGAGGGGTCTGGATAGTATTTTTTTAAACCTTCCAGACATAATTTTTCTAAATATTCTGAAGCAGAATAGGGTTGAGGAG
This window encodes:
- the dinB gene encoding DNA polymerase IV, whose amino-acid sequence is MAIAKKHSIIHLDLDAFFASVEQRDNPVYSHKPLIVGGIFKKNGELSRRGVVCSASYQARKYGIRAGMPIWEAQQKCPGAIFTPARVNRYQIASQYFFRICSAYTPLVEPISIDEAFLDVTSCETLFGTVEEIAHRIKIKIKEELHLPVSAGIASNKFLAKIATNLGKPDGFFILPDEKAMDILSNLPISELWGIGQKTAQKLNRAGIFKIKQLIMMPDIILQGILGENGPKVKLLAQGIDHSPVVCSEEVKSIGKEMTFPENIIDRDRLTKILLALSQCIGYTARKRGYSGKTITLKIRFAPYKTIQKSITLERTTNLDNIIFQKARGLLASISIKQPGIRLLGIKLSSLQQGNQPRQLSFLDNQDWEEKWAKLISSVDKIREKHGSYLIQRATLLKERESVITKNYR
- a CDS encoding OB-fold nucleic acid binding domain-containing protein yields the protein MSNLIKVKTKTSLIDSLPKNSIPAHHFSPAELLKIEKEIMGIYAHAHPLSLYREELASQKGRGQILIQSHHIEQLRAGLPILIAGLLIQVRRQFTRHQQVMAFLLLEDETGLFEAIAFPEVFRNYFSFLVKEALLLIKGKVGDKNGEEKIIIQEIKNLHSCLQINIPGINL
- the dnaE gene encoding DNA polymerase III subunit alpha; this translates as MNFTHLHLHSQYSLQDGLGSVDQIIDLAQKLKMRALALTDHDSLIGTIEFYKKALQAGIQPILGCEIRIKSDFLPNHLTHLILLIENNTGYRNLCQLVSQAHLSNPQNIPAIDRNLLSRYREGLIVLSGCLKGEIPLLITQKEYQKAERTALWFKNIFNSENFYLEISFHGLEEERVVNQYLINLGEKLTIPLVATNNVHYPTKEQAPFQNIANIIANQGTRKCFHHPPLPNHQFYLKSGQEMKDLFSFIPEALKNTEKIAEQCQLKLELGKIRLPSYQPPQPYSASEYLEKLCLEGLKKYYPDPSSQAFYRMKYELEVIKQMDFAGYFLIVRDIVSFAKRNNIPVGPGKGSAAGSLVSYLLNITEVDPLKSKLFFERFLNPQRIDMPDIDIDFGQIGRDKVIAYIFQRFGCEQVTHVCTINTYAARSAVRDAGRALGFSYQELNKIARMMPFFSSPGVIRASLKHLPELKRLPYQKEPLRSLFSYAQFMEGKPRHLAVHASALIITDQPLANLVPLTLSPEGEIISQYEKESIKELGLLKIDILGSRSLTVMQKTLQSLTKHDIHINLRQIPLDDPLTFYHLKKGKTLGVFQVESSGMSSLLKQLSPSTLEDLIAALSLYRPGPLDSGMTEQYLKRKSGQSQIEYPHERLQNILKDTYGVILYQEQVMQVVSAIAGLNPGEADLFRRAISSRSPAIMEEQHQNFLTKSSQQGISPHEAQNIFNLIAKFAYYGFNKAHSTSYALLSYLSCYLKVHYPEHYLAALLTYGMGYYDLDRYIQEARRFRISILLPDINKSQAGFSVEGKAIRIGLIRIKGMGMKQINSILRIRETDGPFLSLYDFCARTASLRTTRNVIENLIKVGSFDFTGYPRSVLLNLLPLVIQETKKEEKQCQTL